TATctgttaaatgagttaatagcaATGAAGGGATTAGCTCCCAGAGTCACAGACTAAACATTGGCTTGAGGGAAAGAAGAGCTGTGCCTGGAAGCCTTTTCCAGGCAGAGTTTGCTCCCTGAAGCTTAGGACGctattctctttctctgttctctttttctctccaacCACCAATGACTCCATTAAAGACAACTTCTGCTCTGAAAGATTTTTTTGAGATTCCCTCTGTGAAGATACTAAGACGTAGGTCCATGATCCTCTATCCTATCTGTACACTAGAATCACCTAGTGAATTTTTAAACAATGCTGATGCCAAGGGCCCCACCAACTGAATCAAACACTCGCAGGGGTTGGGGGGTAGTATTGCTTAAAAGTGCTTCCAGGTGTATACTGAGCCACTGGTGGGGCCCAAGAGGGTGAGCAGAGTGGACTAGGAATTCATCAAAGCAGGTCTCCTGGATGCAGTACTCAGGGGCTCAGATCCTCAGAGAAAGCATCTAGCACACCGTCTGCAGGGCTCAGGTGTGGGCATAGGATGGGGGATATTTTCCATGGATTTAGGGAACTCCAAATTTTTAAGTCACGGTGCACCCACCTGAGTATGTGCTTGCAATAGGATGGTGGAAACAGAATTGCTCCACCCAAGAGCAACTTAATGTTTTTCTAGCTAACTTGGGGTGGTGTGGAGATGGATAAACTGAGCAGCGATGAAGCAGAGGAGGGTgcagaaaaagacagacaacGGGCAATTGTGCCTAATGACCTGACTCCGGAACACCTGGCCAGTCAACCTCATGACATTCAACCCTCCCCAGCGTTACTCTCACCCACTCCCTACCTGTTGGCCCGTTTTTGTTTAATCCTGAAATCCCACCTCTTCCGATTAGTCTTCTCAGTTAGATTAGCTGTAGCAGAGTGACAAGTGACACGGGCTATAGGAATTAGAGGAACTCAGTCCAAGCTTAGCCACTTCCTagcttctgtgaccttgggtaagtggtctcacatctctgggcctcagctgcctcatctacaaaatggggaaaaCAGAATCCATTCAACAGGGCTgctatggaaatttaaaaattactatacgAAAAATGCTTAGAACTGTCAGTGATGCATAAGTAATCAACACCTGATAGCTATCATTAATATTATGATTATTGCCAAAGGTTGAAGCTTTAAGGGTTATTTTCCCCTTTCATACCTAACGACTTACACTTGCCTCAGCCCTCCCCCataaatttttttggggggtcttttggggttttttttttcggCCGTGCAGTgtagcatgagggatcttagttcccagaccagagatcgaacccacgctcccttcagtggaagcgtagagtcttaaccactagatcgccagggaagtcccatatattttctcttccatttctctgatgGGTCCTTTCCATCTCTTTTGCTGGCTACTAAGCATTGGTGTTTCCCAAGCTTCTCTTCatgcccctcttttttttttaccttttatgtgGTCCCTCCCGGAAAATCTAATCAGCTTACTTCTTCTAAGACTTCAAGGGTAGGCTGATGATTCTAATCTAAAATACTGTGTTTCTAGCTTCCTATACCCCTGCCTCCTGTCCCTCTTCCTTGGACTTCCTGTCACAGTTACTTTACTCTCAACATGTCCCAAATAAGCACCAGATATCCAGACTGCCGTCCTAGACTCCTCTCTCTCCCCGACCCATCAGTTCCCATTAGTCACAATGTCATTCAGCTCCAGGTCATCATAACTCCACGCCCTCCTCTTCTCCATCACCCCTGCCCTGCACTAATTCAGGCCCTTACTACCTCTTGCTTGAAGTAGTGCAACAGCAGCCCAATTGGTCTTCTCCATTCATCCCCGTGGATGCCACAATGAACTTTCTAAAACAAAAGAACTGATCATGTCATCTCGTgccttaaaatccttcaatgatCCCCATTCCCTGGAAGAGAAAGCTCAGTCTTCTCACTATGGTCAACAAGATCCCCCACAACATGAAccctgcctctgtcttcagcCTCAACTCCCACCATCCTCCCTGCCATGCGCTACCCTCCTGAAGCACAGAGCGACCTCTGGTCTTCCTATTTATCACATGCTATTCCACGTTGCCACACTACTGAATATGCTGTTCCCTTGGCCTGAACATCCTCTCCCCTACCTTGCTGCACTCATCCGTCAAGAGTGGACTCATGTTCCACTCCTCTGTGAAGGCGATCCTCACTCCTGTCTGATCACTCTAACCTCAGACCTTCTGTGTGTTGGTACAAACGTCAATAACTCTCACACACACTGAAATTACAGGACTACATGCTTATGCCCCATACAAGACAAGGCCCATGTCTTTCTCATCAATTTACGTCCAGATTCTAGAGCAATGACTAGCATACAGGAAGCACCGATAAAGGTTACTGAATAAAAAAAACGAATGTACACTTTCTAGTCTAACTTTCCATCTGTTTCCTGTTTGTAGTCAGCTGATAAAACTGTACAGCATTTCACAGTTCACAGTACACTTTAACTTGTATCATTAAATTCATGTTTTCAACAAGTACTTACTAGATACCAATTCAGATGGAGACCACCGGAGTGACACCGTCAGTAATGGAAGGGGGTGGGGCTACTCTGGAAAGGATGATCAAGGAAGGTCTTCAAGCTAAAGTCTAAAAGGATCTAAAGGATGGAAGGTATGAGTAGAGAGTGAACAGGCttgaaacaaaagcaagaatGCCAGTGTGGCTGGACCAGAATATGATAAACCGATTTACTTGACTGAAGCTTCTTAACCCATAAGATAAGGCAGAACAGATAATCTCCAAATTCAAACATTAAGTGATTTTCCCAATTGATGAAGGAAGCTAGTAAAATCCAGACTCATCCCTACAAGCCAGGTTTTTCCCAAATCATTAGTTGTCTATGACATCTGTAGGTATAAACCCGTACTGTCCAATACAGCATCCATTAGCCATGTGAGCTCCTGAAATGTGGATAGTCCGAACTGATGTGTGTAAATGTGAAGTACACAGATTTCAAAGAcctatcatgaaaaaaaaaaggtaaaatatctcATTGATCATTTTTTATATCAAtcaatgttgaatgaatgttcattgcagcactatttacaacagccagagcatggaagcaacctaaatgtccatcaacagaggaacggacaaagatgtggtacatacgtacaatggactattactcagccataaaaaggaacgaaattgtgccatttgcagaggcatggatggacctagagactgacatacagagtgaagtaagtcagaaagaaaaaaataagtatcgTATATtattgcatatatgtggaatctagaaaaatagtatagatgaacttattttcaaagcagaaatagaggcacagacgtagagaacaaacgtatggataccaagaggggaaggggggtgggatgaactgagagattggaaatgacatatatacactactatgtataaaatagataactaatgagaacctactgtatagcacagggaactctactcggtgctctgtggtgacctaaatgggaaagaaatccaaaaaagaggggacagaTGTAtccgtatagctgattcactttgctgtacagcagaacctaacacaacattgtaaagcaactatactccaaaatgtATATGTGAAATCACACTATCTGTGCCCATCCAAGTCAGAGAACAGCTGTAAGAAGAACCTGAGTTCTCcattttctgattatatttggttcattttcacaataaagaggaaacagaatgagctttaagaaaaaaaatcaatgttgaaTGATATTTTTGATAattgggttaaataaattattaaaattaacatcacctgtttctttttaccactagaaaaaattttaataacatatgtGGCTcgtatttttgtttctattggacagcactggtgTATAACCTCTCAGGATAACCGTCTTAAACTAGAAGCTCCCGGAAGCCAGTCCCTTGAAAATTCTGCGGTGATGACTGAGCCTTGCACCGGCCCTCCCAATCCCAGTTTTAACTCCAGCTCTGAGATCCGTGAGTagcttaacttttctgagcctggTGGGGACAGGATGGGGGTTCATGCTTCCAACGTGAACAGTAAACGTTCCCAGGCAATACCAGCAGCCCCGTAAGGGCCGGCTCACCCGGTAGCTCGCGAAGGCCTCGTCGACGGGGGCCATGGTGTGGGCCTGGTGCTCCTGGGACTCCCTGCACACCAAGCACACGAGCCGCTGATCGTCCTCGCAGAAGAGCCGCAGCGGCTCCCAGTGGCGGCCGCATAGGCCGTGGGGCGCGGGGCCCAGGCGCCGGCGCCGCATCCTCTCCGTCAGCCTGGCCAGGGCCCAGTTGGGCCGCATCGCAGCGGGCGCCGACGGCTGCCGGCACTCGGGGCAGGGAACCGGGCTGCCGCTCTGCGCCCAGCTGCGGCGCAGGCAGCCGCGGCAGAAGTTGTGGCCGCACTCGATGGACACCGGGTCCTCGAAATAGTCCAGGCAGATGGAGCAGGTCAGCTCCTCCTGGAAGTCCTCGGCCTCCATGCTGCTCCTCGGCCCCAGAGCCGGAGTCGTGGTTGGATGAGAGGTCTGCAGGCTGCGGGTGGTGGCCTTTGGACCCGCGGCCACCGCCTCCAGAGGGAGGGAAAAGTGCAGCCTCTTCCGGGGTTCGGCACCGAGCGGGGCCGCGCAACCGCCGGGCGGCGGCCCTTTCCCACGCGTACTGAGGCCGCCAACCCCGCGAACCTCCGGGTTTCCTCGCGAGGGCTGCGCGCTAGGCGTGACGGGACTGCGGCCTGCAACTGGACGAACAGTAGAGATGCGGAAGTCCCCCAAGAAGCCTAGAGAGGCCTCGAGGAGCCCGTAGTTCGGGGGACGCGCCGGAATGCGACGACTGcgcagctgcagcagctgctgAAGCAAAACGGTCAGGCGCTCATTAACTTCGTCTGGCCTTCAGGTTTGCGGGGTGAGGTCAATGTTCGCCGTCCGCTCCGGAAGATTTAGGCTCTGGAGTCCTAGGCGAGCTGCTGCCCAGAAGGGCGTTCCAGGCGGGCAGCAGCCTAGCGCCAGAAGGGCCAGAAGAACGAGGCGCATCTGTGCAGCCGGGCCTGGAGTGCGGTTAAGGAGGCGCCGTGCCCCGTAGGCTGGCTCTTCTTGaagtctctcctttttctttcagccTCATTCTCCAGGAGAGGAAGCCGTTCTTGTCCTCCAACCCCAAGGTCTAGTTGAGTTTCTAGAAAGGCAGGATTTCTGGCTCCCCACACGAAGCCCACCAACTCGAAGCCCACAGGCTCTCCTGGAGTTCGAGGATTCAGGCGAACTGGAGAGCCAGTTTTCTACGAGGCGACCAGGGAAGGGAGTGTTTAGCCCCACGACCTAGTGGGGAGCTGTCTGATCACTCTGCACTCtgatttccctctctttcttccccagCACAAGAGACACACCAGGTAGAGGAAGCCCATTCTTAGAGCAGGGGCCTCACTCACCCAGTGCAGATAGAGGGTCTAATAATTAAGTTAGGGGAAAGAATCTAGGGTTAGATGGTCTTCCCCAGGTTTGAGACTTCCCACCAGTATTTTAGGTGATTCAGTGCGGAGGAGGACTGTCGGCTAAAGGATGCTCTAAGCCAGCTCTGGGTGATCTGCTATGAGCGGCTGTCATCCTATATGCTGGGAAGGAGCAGATCCTGTAGCTGCTGGTGCTGGAGCAGTTCCTGACCGTCCTACCTGAGAAGGTCAACACCAGGTTGTGAGAGCAGTACCTGGAGAGTGGAGCTGAAGCTGTAGTTGTTCTGAGGACATTGTGAAAAAACTTACAGCACCGGGAGAATGGTGGGAAGGAAATCAGGTGTTTTAAGTTAAGATTCAGAAGCACAGATGCATTGCTTTTTGGTACCAAACTTGAAGACGGCAACCGTTTTGCTATCCCAAGGCACATCCATTGAGGTTTTCAACAAGCAGTGTGCTTGCCTGTTTCAGGGAATTATCTGTTCCTCGTCAATGGATTTTTGAGCTTGTGTTTCTGAGGTGCTTGGTTTTTTATTCTTCCCTCTATTCCTTTaattatgaaagaaatttttaattcttcctgTGTCCCAAAATCAGATACCACCTTTCCTGTAATATGCTCTGTAAGTGGTCACTGAATGTATGATTAAATGATTTGGAAAGGGGGTTCCTGAGATCACTATTTTGGGGTTTTGGTGAAAGTTCCACAGAATGTCTTTAAATGTTTACAACAGATAGCTGCGTTTTCCTTGTAAATTGGAATACTATCTTGAGAAGGAATCTGACggcattccctggcagtccagtggttaggactctgtgctaccactgcaggggacccgggttcgatccctggtccctggttgggggaactaagatcccacgtctcgcaagccacacggtgcggccaaaagaggaaaaaaaaaaaagagagagagagagaaggaatctGAGTCTTAAATATGGACCAAGCAGAATGAGGTGCTCTTATCAGTTACTGATGTTTGCCATGAGCATCTGTGGTGTGAGTGTCTTTGTATCTGTATGTCTGCCTTTGTATTGAACTATATCTCCTTAATGTCTTTGTGTCTTCAATCCTGCCATACTCCTGAAATGAACATCCTTCTTTACTGAAAATATTGAGGCTCCCTGATTTACAATTTTATTCATATGGAATTCCAGGGGATCCCAATTggccaaacaatcttgaaaaagaagaacaaactaggggtactcacacttcccaatttcaaacgttattacaaagctgcagtaatcaaaacatggTACTGCTATAAGAATAGACACGTAGATGAATGGAATCGAATTGAGAGTACAAAAACAATGCCATACATCTACAagcaattgattttcaacagtGGTGCCAAAACCATTATATGTAGGGAAAATAggcctttcaacaaatggtgctgggacaactggatatctccatgcaaaagaatgaagttggacccttatctcataccatatacaaaaattaattcaaaatcaaagacctaaatgtaaagctaaaactataaaatttttagaaggaaacatagatCTAATCTTCATAGTcatggattaggcaatggtttcttaactATAACACCAAAatcataagcaacaaaagaaaaaattgataaactggatttcatcaaaattaaaaccttttgtgcatcaaaggacactcaATAAAGTGAAAGACcacccactgaatgggagaaaatatttggaatatcAGATCCTTAAGTCTGATAAggatctagtatccagaatatatgaagaactcaacaataaaaatacaaacagcccaattttaaaatggacaaagatTTGAGTAGACATTTCCCCAGAGAAGctctacaaatggccaataagctcatgaaaagatgctcaacatgattagtcattagggaaatgcaaatcaaaaccacaatgaaatatcacttcacccactaggatggctacaatttaaaaatcaaacagaaaaaaacaaaataccaagtgttggcaaggatgcagattAAATTGGAATCCATTTGtacattgctgctgggaatgtgaaaTAGTAAATAGTACAGCTGCTGTGGGAAAAAggttggcagttcctcaaaaatttaaagtgttaccatatgccccagcaatttcactcctatgtatttacccaagagaactgaaaacataaacagaagctAGTACATGAATGTTCGTAGCACCATTACTCAGAatagcccaaaagtggaaacaatccaaatatccagCTGAAAgatgagtaaataaaatgtggtatagccatacaatgaaataatCATAAAAGGAATGAggtgctgatacatgctacaacatggatgaaccttgataacatgatgctaagtgaaagaagccagtcacaaaagaccacatactgtatgattccatttgtatgaaaagCCCAGCCTAGgaaaatctgtagagacagaaagtagattagtggttgcttatgTTTGGGGGCGTGGGGATTTGCGGGTAACAGCTAAGCActatagggtttctttttgaattgttgaaaattttctaaaattgtgtCAATGGATACACAACTCTGactatactaaaagccattgacggcttcccaggtggcgcagtggttaagaatccgcctgccagtggaggggacacgggttcgagccctggcccgggaagatcccacatgccatggagcaactaagtccgtgtgccacaactacagagcctgcgctctagagcccgcatgccacaactactgaagaccgcgcccctagagcccgtgctccacaacaagagacactgcaatgagaagtccgcacacaacgaagagtaccccctgctcgccacaactagaaagtccacgcacagcaacaaagacccagcgcagccataaataaataaatttatttaaaataaattaattaaaaaataaagctattttaaaagggACACCATCAAGGAGGAATTCAGAATGatgacatttgctttttttctgtccttGGTCACTTGGCTGGGCTCTGGCTATGCTAGATACGGGATTCTTTATGAAACACTGTAGCAGAAAGAAAACTGTTACTTTGCTAGTTGTTGCCAAAGTGTCTTTGGGGAATCAAGTATCTTTCCTTAGGAATGAGCCTTCCTAATTTACTTGGGGATCATCTGAGATTCAGAGGAGACAACCAAACCTGGAAACTGCTCTTTGTTGAGAATTTGAGGGCAAGGAAGAACTGAGAAGGGAAGTGTTTCTGCAGAAAAGGTGGGAAGCTGGGATGCTTTTGGACAGAAATGACTGAGAGacacaagaaaagagaaacctGATATTCAGCATTAGATCATCTGCTGAATCACACTGTGATATAAATGTCCCTTACTGTTAGCCCTGAATCAGCAATAAAACTCTGCTGTCTTTTCTGTGTGATACTGAGAAGTATGAGTTTAAAAAGTAACGACTTGGCCCCTCCCCCCCATATGAAACAATGGAGCAGCTGCAACGTACAAAGCAGAGGATGAGGATTGAGCAGAAATCAGACCTGTCAGTGGTCCAGGGTATGTAAGCCTCTGAATTCACAGGAATCTTCCAGAAGAGTGTGGCTGAGTGTTTGAATACATTGAATCTATATATTAAAGGACCCTGGGTTACATATGCTTGGAAAGCCAGAGTTTCTGAATATGACATATATTGCAGGGCTGGGTGCATTTATAGGTTACAAGATTTTAAAGGTGGGGGGAGCAGAGATGTGGACAGCAGGAAAGAGGAGTAGACTCATTGAGACAGGAAAGAGGATTGTCCTCAGCAACAGGAATGCCAGCAACAGTGGTCAATATTTATTGCGCAGGACAGAGAGGCACGGTTTTGTGGAGGTCTCTGCTGGCTGACTCTGGAACCAAGCCCATGAAAATTGTGATGCTGACACCAGGGAATTCTGGTGAGGAGGCACAAGCAGGAGATCTCCAAGGAAAAGCTTCAGACACCGTGGCCCCCCAAGGCTCTTGGATACGCTTCAACAGCCTTTAATTTACCATGGAGATAGACACCCCGCTCACTGGATGTTCGGACAAAGATGCAGTCAGAGGGTTTCCTTCAGAGGTGAGCCAGGTGTCTTCATAATTCTGCAAAGCAGAGGATCAAGCAGAAGCTGAGCCTTTTCCTAAGTGGGaagagacctaaatggaagggcAGGAGGTACAATCAACTGAGCACTTGGGTCCTGGTTCATTGGAAGGAACCATCCAGTTGATGGGGAGGCAGCTGGGCGATGGGGTGGGATGAGTGGTTAGGACACATCTGCGTAGAACCTGGTTTTCTACTTTGTAACTTGTGGGAGTTGTACTTCCCGGAGGGTGAGGGGCTTGCCGTGGGGGATCATCAGGACCCATACATCAGGGACAGGTAGAAAGAGGGACATCAGTGCCCCTCTCACCTGCTTCTGCAAACCGTTCTTTTGTTTCCACCACTGGGAAGTTATCAGTCGGTTCCTTGTGTCTTTGGGCGCTCTCTGAAGTTGGGAAGTACTTAGAAGAGGGAGATTTGTGCTTCCAGAtcttccaccatctccccaggccCAGGAGCACAAGCTCCAAAAGCGTGAACAAGAGACAGAGCCCAGTGACCCCAAACATGGTCTTCAGGAAGATGGTCTTCTCAGAGGGGCGAGACAGATTACAGCTTATACTACCAAGGCAAGGCTCTCGACGACACGCAAAGGAGCTGGGCATCTTGAACCCGTACAGATGGTACTGCCCCCCCAAGGCTGCCCCTTCAAGGGCCAGTCGCACCCCCAGCTGTGCCACATAGGCCCAGATCACCCTGGGGCTTCCAGGCCCCAAGGcatctctgcttttcttcccttgGCGAATCAgggtctcctcttccttcttcaccTTTTCAGATTCCTCCCAGTGCCAGATCACATGATACAGAATGAAACCCATGTAGAGGGCACTGGGTACAGCCACCAGGGTGACCTGGAAGGCCCAGAAGCGCAGCGGGGAGAGAGGGTGGAAGGCATCGTAGCAGGCAGCCTTGCAGCCCAGCTGCTGCGTGTGACACACGAACTCGCTCTGCTCGTCGCCGTAGACCCCCGTCCCACTGGCGGCCAGCAGCATGAGGCGGAACCCCAGGAGCACGGGAAGCAGGAGGCGCCCCACGGGGGTGGAGTGCCGGCTCTCCTCCACCACCAGCCGCCTCAGGAACCTGCCGCACATCCTGTTAGGGAGCAGAGGACAGTGGTGAGTGTAGGTGTAATGCTCACTGTCTGGTGGGAGTAGTGCCAGGCCAGCTCTTCACCCCCAATCCAACGGTGGCTAAGGCAGGCTTCCTCGCTCCTCTCCTAGGACCTGGCTGATCGAATACCACGACCTGAGGGCACCCCTTTATAGTTAACGGAATCATCTGTGTAGAATATTAATAGTGAGTGAGTGTGGGTGTGGCTTTCTCTTCTGTCCCCCCTCCTGTACTGCTGGAGGGGAGAGGAACTCTCGGCCTGCGGGGAGGCCAGGgtcagtctctgtctctctctttccctccctcccgctcCTGCTTCCCAAAGGCTAAATAGTCAGAGACCCGAGTCCTCTGAAGACCATTGTTTCCCTAGGTGATGGCTGCTAGGTCTGGTGCTACTGTCAGTGTCACCTGAACGAAATCAGTGCTGCCCCTGGGAGGGGTGTGCATTGCCTTCTCTGGCTTCAGGCCCCCAGGTGCTCACAGGTGTGTCAGTCTGGCCCCCATCACAGTGGTGAGACTGAGGTGAGGTTAGGTTAAGGGACTCGGTGGGGATCCAGTGAACAGAGTGAATGTCAAGGCTTGCTCTAGCCTGATGTTCTTCAGACCTAACCAGCTTAGGAAAGGAGAATACTTTGAAGAAAACCCAGCAGAATCTA
This genomic stretch from Globicephala melas chromosome 15, mGloMel1.2, whole genome shotgun sequence harbors:
- the GJC3 gene encoding gap junction gamma-3 protein, whose translation is MCGRFLRRLVVEESRHSTPVGRLLLPVLLGFRLMLLAASGTGVYGDEQSEFVCHTQQLGCKAACYDAFHPLSPLRFWAFQVTLVAVPSALYMGFILYHVIWHWEESEKVKKEEETLIRQGKKSRDALGPGSPRVIWAYVAQLGVRLALEGAALGGQYHLYGFKMPSSFACRREPCLGSISCNLSRPSEKTIFLKTMFGVTGLCLLFTLLELVLLGLGRWWKIWKHKSPSSKYFPTSESAQRHKEPTDNFPVVETKERFAEAGERGTDVPLSTCP